The Montipora foliosa isolate CH-2021 chromosome 6, ASM3666993v2, whole genome shotgun sequence genome includes the window CTGGCCTTTTCCTAAAGAAGGATCACTCAAATGTATATTCATTAAATTCTTTCCTCACCTCATCAAAACCACTGTGTGGCAAGATAACCATGGTGGAATTATAACTTGGCACTCTGACATAATCATCATTATCTGGACAGAGAGGGTGTGTGGTGGCCCTGAAAACAAGCAAGTCAAAGAGTTATTACTGTGTGAatccgaaaaccgtgaacacctTCATTCCATTTTAACACTTCCCATTGAGCAGCAACCGATCTGAAGCGACACGAAACAACAAACTAACAATGATAATGTTGAAGAGTCTACTTTCAATTGGAACTGTGACCAGGGGTTTTAATAAAATCTGAAGATGGCAGTCGGTTTGAGTAGACTAACCGAgttttgtcattgtcaaaatacttttttttaaatcttaggTTTttaaagaatctgtctttaattacttcaaCTAGGGAAATGCTagccgtttttctttttttttcctgagtaAAGCAGCCGATGCTGTTTGGCTGCTGCTAGGGCCAAGGCTTCTGATACATGAAGGTCGCGGGAAAAAAGTCAAATTTCGCGGGATTTTCAGAGACAAATTCGCGGGAAAAATGGTCGATTTTGCGAGAATTTTCGGGTCAAATTTCCCCGAAAAGCGATCGGTAAAAAACGGCCGATTTCGCTGGAATTTTCTGGGAAAGTTTCGCTGGCGAGCGATTGGTTTTGCGCTGATTTGACGAatgtttttaatgaaaaaagatGGCAGTTTTGacagttttttcttttaatgatgAGCGTTAGCCTATGCAATAATAACAGCCACAGAAACACCAACTACTTACCGGCGACCATGAGGTTCCACGAGACATTTCAACAACAATGCGCTCAAGAAATGTGCCAATGGCAAAGCTTGGCCGCTGCCCGTTTTTCGCAACATTAATCTACTCTAAGAATGCCTGGTACATTGTAGTTTTGGGATGTTGTGTTTACTCGTTGCAGTCAcgaattttcaaaataaatttgcaAGTTTATGGCAAGTAAACAGCTCAAACAGCCAAGATTAGTTTCGAATATGTTTTACCGACATGCCTTTGATATTTCGAGCGAATTTCGCGGTATTTTCCGAATTTACCTGAATTTCGCGGCTCCGCGACCGCGGGAAATATCAGAAACCCTGCACTGCTTTAATACTTCTCTAGCACTATAGACTTCTCTTGATAATAGTTTTCAATTTAAAGTGCATTATGGCAAAAAACGTCTCAGATACATGTAGCTAAGAGATCAAGGACCAAGTTTGAGGCCTCATTTGGTACGTAAAACATTCTGACTTGTTCTCCAAGTCTGTTTTGAGAGACTATCTTGTATAGAATTGATTTGTTTCCATGCTCTGGCCCCATTTGTTCACACGATAGCGTTATCCgccggataagtcactatctagtggataagtcatagtgaAACTGTGTTGCACTAAGTCAGCAATCACTTAATCTTATATGCAACAGGAGTGAAtagaatattattgttttacgcaattgtgataaattctgaaTGTTTGGATTATTGGAAATTAAGCTCCCTGTCACCAGTTTGTCAGCTTGTGGGAGATGTGCTGTTACAAACAACATCCGAGATGGATATTAAACAACACATGCTCATGCACTGCAAAAGCTGTACGAATGTCTGCTCTTTGAACAAGCTGCACAGACGGGCCGGGTCTAATTGTGGCATCACAGCAATGAAAAAACACTTACTACATGTAGCTGTGAACAGAAAAAGGTCAATAATAATGTAACAAACCAGTAACCCACCTCGAGATCAGAACCATGGTCATTGAGTTGTAATCAACCTGAAAAACAGAAGGCACGTTAGTAAAATGTAATCGTTCTGCCATTTTATGAACTcaaggataaaaaaaaatccaggtaCATGTATTCAAAGTTAGCCTGAAATTTAATTGGTCAAACAGTTCATTATAACTCCATCAAGCACCATAATTTTATTGCAACCTATGTCACACACAGGCATTATAACAAAGCACTCCACCCATACATGTAAGCTTTACAATTTCTTAAGTCTGCTGAATCTCATTAGAGGTGGAAAAAATAATGTTATTCCCCTTTTCCCTTTCCCACCTGCAGAAcagccacttatagattttactgtcttaCATGCATGCACACAAGCAGACTATTTTTATTTATCAATAGGGAACCAAGGAGCAAAAGGATTTTAGGGGTTTCCCATTGCTGaaaaaaatcatctggtgtACTGTATACAGTGTATGTCAGTTTAAAAACATCagaatttcaacaaaaaaagcCCCCAAAACAGGGACTTAGAATACTGTAAGTACAAAATTTAATGGCCATcccaaacaagaaaacaaggttTGCAATCCAAGCAGTAAACAAGTGagggaataaaaaagaaattcacAAGTGCTTTCCTGAAGTGTTCACttgcttttaaaaattattatttctgcTTTCTGACAAAGCTCAATACATTAATTCAGCATGCTCACACATTTTATTGGCTTATTACGTACCTTCCCTCTCCTCACAAACACATAGTCCCTACTTCTCAAAGGGTACTAAAAATTAAAAgggtaaaaaattaaatttaccggTATCTTGATAaataacaactattcaccaaagtggaggtggctagtggtggatatttattGAGCCGTGAAGTCTATTAGGCGAAGCCGaaagggctattgacccgtggccttgagggcaaagggtctaattaCTTTTTTAGTATATCTCCCAACTACATGTAGTCGGACAGAAAACGCaacaataaagttagcaaatgcacatggcttctgataggatgcagaaaaaaattaaagattacccggaaatttttggccatattatgcgaaaacatgcgttgattatgcggaaattacactgGATTAtcggaaatttaaacaagttataaaactaataattaggcccgtccaatgtatttacatgcttacggtaaatccgtaatcgaaattgcaaccaatacaatcgcatttgtgactgaattttgccctttgtgattaaaatacatggaggagtcaccaatttgcgagcagctttcaccgttgaaataaaagggctagcagttgggattttgccgcaacttttggtaaaataacaacccacatcgccgcatcctgtcagatgccatgaaaTGCaggttgaaaaaatatttatttgggaataaaacgaaagaaagcgtcaagcttttcgctacttgaggactattactaatagtccagTAGCGTATACTCTAGTAtactctagtagcgtagccaatcaaaatgcaggatttgcattagtccactagctAGGTGATACTTATTATTATAACGTAGACTAGTCCAGCAGTATGATaatcattaacccattgactcctgggactgagagaaaataaaataattatataaagaGGCTTCCTTTGAATGTATTTACCGGAAATTTTGTCACCCAATGCAACACTTCACTACCGCTTACAGGATCAGAATCAACAACATCCAGCTTTAAAACAAATGGGTCCCAGATtaaacgatattcgtcatcaacCTGCATAAGAAAACAATCAACAGAACTGTCTTTAAGTTAATGTTTACtattaaattaaagtaaaaaatacTGCTCCCATGCAAAGTGAGTACTTAAAGCTGTACATGTAACCAGCAATACATACttttcacaataataatacaacttattccaaaatggccgccattttagtaattaatttattttgttttcatggaAATTGGCCCTtgtggcctcgctttcaaacgtaaaattcaaaagaatattattttaaCCTCAAACGAGGCCACaaggccattttgaaataaggtgtattgtAAATGACAAATTATGCATGACCTTGTACTCACTCAAAATTATTGAACCACgtacaaaaaaatgtaaaaatatcaacatgTACTATTATTCATACACACGTATCTCAGAGTGCTTTgaaacaatatcaaaatacatGAACTGTACAGTTGTGTAAAATATTGAAAAGGAGTTTTAGCACAGTACAATACATGTGTATGACAAAATAAATCTTACCCTGAACCAAtcaacaaacaaaaagtattttTTCTGTGTACATCAAACACTGTAAAGCATAATGCTAATCAGCTATCGTACATGTTAAGCAAAACTGCACAAAGGGATTGAAGTTCATGTAGTTCACAGTTAATTAtactgtacagtacatgtagatgCACAGAACGACCTCTCTCACGTGTGCATTTCTCAGTTGTTGTTGACTTTATCAAGCTGACCATTTACTACCCCATTGCTGACCAGTTGCTATTACCAATGCACAGCAGTACAATTTTGCtaaccaggccccagttgttcaaacaatggatagagctatccgccggataaatcactacaTCCAACAACTaatgtttatccactggatagtgatttatctggtggatagcactctccatcctttgaacaactggggccagaagtGCAGACTCGTGAACTGCTTGCCTAATACGGAGGCATGCAGTCACAGAAGTGTGTAGTCAATTTTACTGTCCTTTCTTGTGATCGCTCTATTCACTTTCGAGATTTGTAAGGTCGAATGTTAATGGGCCTTTTACCTGTTCCTTCATATTTGGCATCTTTGGTCAAGGGAAAAGCAACcacacatgtacattgtataaatAATAAACCTTTATAACCTTTATAATGTTGAAAAGTAAATGCAAACCTGTATTCTGTAAAATGAAATAGCATTGATGTCAAGGAAAGTGCCAAAcactagaaataaataaaagcacattaaaagtaaataaaattaatgttaatgttgttaataaattttattaatatcattgtttttttcaaacagtGGTAGCAATAAAGTTGGACTTTCAAAGGATATTAttatatacctcttactaactgagttcgaggtccgtactgtaagtaacggaccaagttttttcccgttgatttatggcccaagcgcgaagcatgtgggccataaatcaacgggaaaaaacgaggatccgtaacttacagtacggaccgagaaaacgaggttagtaagatatttattatatctctgaggttaaccggcgcgcgggcaaggaaactagtcaaagtgaagcggaaggttcaactgccacaaagaatgccatgccaaaatcccaaaaactaaatctacttggctgttaagtttgaaatagttgcttgcaagattcaaacagtacaagtttatgcaacagaaatgacatgaaaaactcgctagatgatgttttgtcgaaattttaaatttagcgggctgtacagcgggacgtactgtagaataccgcccgctaatttagccaattgcagcgcgcgtactatctgagagaaataataaatatttttattactttttacGACTCGAATAATAAATTCAAACAACACAATCAAAACACTCTgaggataataattattgttattaaaagcTCTTAAGTTTGCAATAGGGTGAAAGCTTCAAACAGAAGTTACAATGTACCTGACTAAAATTGAATGTCTGGGTGAAAAAGCAACACCCTGACTAACGGTTGGAGCCCTGGTGATTGTTGTTTCAAGAGGTGGACAGCAAGTGTACTACCCACCATTTGAACAGCATTAGCCTGGAGCCATTGAGTACCACCCCTAGCTCTGCCTTTGCTTAACACCACCGTACAGTACAGTACTAGCAAGTACATTGTGTCAAATGAATCTACACGTAACACATTTTTCATGGtattattagaaaaaaaaatgccacaAAATTAAGGAATGCATgaagcagggatggcacagtggcgagagcactggcctcccaccaatgtggcccacaTCAGATTCtcagacttggcgtcacatgtgggttcaGTTGATtaattactccctgaattgcaCTCCattcagtcctattaccattactaatTTGAACTATTATTTTCTGAACCCACATTTCTACCTGtgtatacagtgtacatgtacctttgtATTCATATAGACCAGTAGAATCCACAGGCCTTCTCCAGACCTCCAAGAATTTTTGGTTTATAAATTGTTCCCACTCTTCTTGAAATAATTTGTCtcctttctttctcttcttttttcctACTCTTATGTCCTTTTTGCACCTGGtgaaaaattaatatcaaaTACGTGTGATACTGTAGCTTATAACATTTGACAAAGAATTAATTTTCTGGTCTTAATGCAAAGTGAAGACTTTGGAGATACTGTAAGTTGCAACCTGTAAATTTGTTCCAAATTCATTTAAGTTTACTTGGCACCTGATAAGATATTAGcattaatttgcataataattattaaattattaattgGTTAATTGTAATGTATTGCATAACACAGCTGCATGTGCAATAACAACAATTACAATACCTGTACATGTGGCAGTAACATTATAAAGGTCATAATTACCGGTATTAAGAATAATAATTTAGAATTAAAAAGGGCATCATGACTTTGAAAACTGAGAAGTGGTGAGCACAAACTTACACCAGTGATAAAGAATGACTTCGTGAAACAGATGTGGGACTGACTAGAACATCATCACTGATATTAAAATCACAGAATCAAAATCACAGAATAGGGTGATACCACTCTTGTAATAAAAGACAAGCACCAGGTGGTTTACAACTACATGTAGAGCTGTGCCAGATGGAATGAGGTGATGATCAAGACCTGACAGATTGAGCAGGGGTTTTATTAGACGCCGGGACCTGGGTACTAGCACCCGTCTACACTGAGTACAGTAACCACCTttgctcaaaggaggtctcaTGATCAAATGCCAGACTATAATATAGGGGTGCCTGCTTACTCTatcacaaggtcccttctactttaaaacttaatgaaacccctgatCCAGTGAACAAGTACTCTTGaaaccaataattattgtattcaATCCTGAATACTGATTTATCCCATGGATACCGAGCTACCGACCCTTTGAACAACAAATCAGCCCAGGCCAACAAGGACTGATAAACTCTGTGATGAAGAAATAGCCAGTACCTGCCACAGAGAGACTGCAAAccacagactgcagactaattTGACCTGAATGACAAAGTGCACATGCAGAGGGCCGTGAGGTGGGACAAGGAatacttagggcgcgttcgattgaccgtattctggaaCAGGATTACAttgaatagaagttagaaattctTCGtgtttacggagattcacattaagattgtcgaacacctgctaaaatgatgTTTTAAACATATccttattatccttgttgcttcaaaacgccaaacatatccattttaaatcatcactctccgtattcttattccggaacaGGGTCAATCGAACCCACCCTTAATGAAGGACTGCATGTTACCAGTGGCAAATGCGCGGTTTGAAagccacataacagcaaaattaacaacctggcctcggttgttcaaaaggtggaagGTGCTCGGATAAATCCACAGCAAAATTAGACCGATTGAGTTAtgcagtggatagtgatttatccagtggatagcaaaTTACAGTGTATGTGATCATGTTGTTAAAGGTGTCAACACAGGAGGTTGACCACTGTCAATTAAAGCCTCTTTGGCTATCACGCTAGAGGTTTGCCAAGACATGATGGCACTTTTCCTTGTTATTAAATTAGTTATAAGCCAAGGAAACCAAAGAAATGATTTTACTTGAAAATCTGAGTACGAGGTGAAAGTCAAGAAGTGCAAGAATTTTTGATGACATTGCTGCAAAATCTCCATTTTCGGGGTATACTCTTCGGTGTTGTGGGTAGTAAGTAATCTACAGTCTGCGTTTGGCAGACACCAAAGATAGCTAAACTGTTTGATGAATCTCTGATTGACACTACATGTACTCATGTATATTCGATGAAACCCCTGGAGCTGACAGATTTTCTTTGATATTGTATAAGATAATGCATGAAAACCAACCCGTCCTTTCATATTAAGAACTCTACAGAACAGGAAAGGAATAGggaacaatagaagctgctaacaataccaaacaatagctgattacgagagctgctacactataCACCTGCAAGTTGGCCTGCAAGTTTCAAGGTAATCTTGTAAGCAATAAAATCTATAGGGATTTTACGTAAAACGGGGAACAGGAAACGCCAGGCTGCTTTGCTGCTTGTCACTAAAGTGTGAAAGATATCGATCTTCTTCGACCTTCTCTTGATCCTCTGAGTTGTTGTTTAATCTCGAGCTTAAAGGCAAGAAATGCGCAAATACAaaacgagtttcttccatttttggcaaatcGAAACTTTCAGACCGACACTCTAACCTGACGCGACATGAGCATTGTTTGATCATGATAACGCATGCATCAGTTGCTCTTGGCGTTTTCCCTTCGCTTTTCCTAACCTGTATAATTCATAATCCGTAATTCTCTCCTTGTCCCACACAAATCCAGTTGGGTTTAAAACGCAAACATCTGAAGCAGACGTCCCTGTCATCAAGTCACAGCAAGTTCCCAGATTGTTATCTGTCTCGTCGGAGTAATACTGTTCACGAAGTCCTTCGCTCCTGCGACTCAATTCTCGTCCGTTCATTAAGAACATCCCTCTCTTCTCCCTCACTTGTTGGCAAACGACATTTATAGCGCTCGTCAGACGCTTAAAATTTAACCGAGTTGATAATTTGTCCACACCGTCGAAGGAAAACGTGACTTTCCCTAGACGTTTACGGAGAGTTTTTTCTAAGTCAACATTTGATCGTACAGCAGCGCAGAATAGTGACGATTTGTATATAATATATGGTCCTGTTGTTGCCATTTTTCTCTTTCAGTGATATGTCTTATTGTCATAAGCTAAAGATCACATCATGGAAGTATAAACTTTACTATAAAATCAATCacatattgtaatgaataccaCGCTGTTCACTTTGGCGGACAAAGTTCATTTAAATCTCAGCCAATGCGCGCCGAGCTATCACGTGGACAATTGCATTGAGTGCCCTGAATAGCTGTCAGGCAGCGTCCTCATGGCGATCACGAGGAACGTTCAAACGTAATTCAATGCCCTGTCCCTTATACAAGTCCATCTTGACACCATAACATTTATTGGCTGAGCGTGGGCCTGTGATGGTTGGTTGCCTGCCGGTTACCGCGCAAGGAAGTGGTGTTCGATAGGGCTTCATTCGCTGATCGTTGGACTCAAGCACCCGTACTTTTTTCCTTGGTTAACCCTAGTGGGATGCAAATCAATAGCCCTTTTCCGAGTTGctacatgcctcagtttcaaagcgagtcctggttcacaaccattcaaatgaaaatgagttgcgtattcttatgcaaatcaaactcatttccctcacAATATAGTTGAACACCAAGACttacttcgaaaccgagacaaacagcaactcggaaatggcccattagcAGGAAAGCGTGCGGACACTCGCTGGCAGCTTGTGGCTACGATGTCGCACGTTACGCATTAGGAGTCGCAGTTTAGCTGAGCGTTCGCGTGTAAAGCTACACACCCAAGATCCACACCCAACATTTGACCCAATACTGAGCATTCCATTCTCGCTCCCAGAGCTGTGATCCCTTTGGTCAGCGCTGGATaaaaggatcgcagctctgggaaggAGAAAGAACACTTGGCACTTGATAGGAATTATGGGAAATATTATATGATGTATTAGTTGATTCCAAGAGCACCCatcgccccccccccctcccccccttcccccctttccCGGGCAAACCCGCGGAAATCTTTTacagttacaaaaaaaaaaaatcgtcaaaTGCCCGCCCACTATGAGGAGCTATCTTCTTCTTAAATGACCGGGATATGCCCGGAggaggaggaagggggggggggggggggatgggcgcACTTGGAATTGACTAGTACATTAATGCCTGAACtagcaggactcgaacctgggaatgtccAATTTATAACCCTTTCACACCACATCGCTAACTAACcgaatattattatttttcaatttgtcaatatttttttcttccgagtgccgctgtaaacgtgtattatcaccgGTTAAGAATCAAgtttaaacaagagaaaatgtcggttaccactGGCCTCAAGAGAAAGCTGAAATATTAAAATCAAGCACTAGATTCAACCACTATTTTATATAAACTAATTAgtgttggtaaataatcggtacaattgtcagccagttgatctttcgtggttaagtggataaaaacaagtGGTTACTATGGGTTCCAATCCTATCCAGGAAGCTGAACTTTTGCATTCCGAACCATGATATACTAGAGAGAACAGACCACAATATCGGGAAACTCCATGCCTTTCACTTTGCGAATAGtgagtgtgtgggttcttttacgtcacACAGGGTTATGGATATTGAAGTTGGTGAGAGGAGGCTTACGGTTTATCGTCATAATTATCCGAGaggactagaaagtctaaccactcGCAGATATCATTACAGTGgcatcactttctcctcagttttttaaAGAACCCGAGTGCTAGTCCAGCAGGAGTTTTGATCCCGCACCCCCCTCCCGGACAAtggtccgatgctcaaccaactgagccgaCTGGTCAGCGGTGGGGTTGGCAGAAGTATTTCGAATCTTTGCGCGGTGACCGAATTATCTGATTTTTTGCATTCAAGTAATATTCGCTTCTTCGCATTCTGAAAGAAAGAATGAAATCTACTTGTCGCGGACAAGAGATTATGGAGGATTTGACGAAGGCTTTCTAGAGCGTTGCAGTCTTGGGATGAGGTCAACGTGGCTACCAGAAACAGAGTAGCCTGGAGATAAAGCGATAACAGCCTGATGCGACTTTATTGACAGAAAAgaattaacagaaaaaaaaacaggatcGGCAGCAGCAGTAGCATTTACACCAAAGAATTAAATCTCACTCTTTCATTGTTTCATTCAATTAAGAGTTTAATAGTCATTTCGGTCTCCGACGTGTATCAAACCACATTTTCTCCAGAACTAACGCCCGCTTGGGTGTTCCTCGTTTGCAAGATTCGCTCATCTAAATGTTTGAGAAAAGTCGAGAGAGCTGGAGGGCCATCAGGTCACTGTTGATTAAATAGCCCTTCCGTCAGATGCACAGAGCTTTAGGCGCGATCCTTTGAGGCTTTGCCTTCAGCCCGAACCCTCAATGGGATCTTTTTGCAAACCCTTGAATAGGCCTTACACCTTCCTCCTCATCACTTTTATTAATTTGTTGtgccttcttttctttcaagcTTTTTTTTCTGTACCAGCATAACTTATCTTGGACCTACGTTCTCGTAGAATTTAGTGGCCTATTTTCCTTTATCCTGACAAAGAAGGGCTCTAAATGCATGGAGTTAACTCTCCCCCTAACCATGAGGTTTTCATTCTTGTTCTCTGCCGTGGCACGCGTGGGTGTTGTGGTTTAAGCCTCTGAAGCACGGGAAAATTCAGCCAGGTTGTgtattttctcttttgtttgtaTTTGATATTAACAGGACTTACAGAATTAGTGCTATAAACTAAAAAGCTGAACTTACCCTTGTCTAAGTTGGCAACCTAGTTCTCGCCCGCTCATCTCTTTTGCATTATGACACTGAATAAACTCCTTCTCAAGCCTACCCCTCCccattttttttgaaaaacccgttcgcccacgaacTGGGCTTTGATGGGTCTGACTTGCTTGACAGGTTTGGAAAACCTTATCAGATGTGGTTTCAATTTAGCACATTTTTAAAGTCCGTCAAGGCAGGGAAGCAGTAATCATGCACACACAAGCATTTAAAGACAACTGAAGATAACTTCCGCACAGGTTTTCAAAAGACCGGTCACAAACAACAATACTGCTCTGGACTATGAACAATTTATTGACAAAATTAACTGTCCGACAACACAACTTGTGGGAGAGAAAGTAATCTCAACGGAAGCCAAAACCATAGGCAAAACTACCCCGCTACATCCATTTAATATAGTATGCCTTAACCCTTTCCTGTACCACTAATCCGCATCA containing:
- the LOC138007011 gene encoding stAR-related lipid transfer protein 7, mitochondrial-like, yielding MATTGPYIIYKSSLFCAAVRSNVDLEKTLRKRLGKVTFSFDGVDKLSTRLNFKRLTSAINVVCQQVREKRGMFLMNGRELSRRSEGLREQYYSDETDNNLGTCCDLMTGTSASDVCVLNPTGFVWDKERITDYELYRCKKDIRVGKKKRKKGDKLFQEEWEQFINQKFLEVWRRPVDSTGLYEYKVFGTFLDINAISFYRIQVDDEYRLIWDPFVLKLDVVDSDPVSGSEVLHWVTKFPYPLRSRDYVFVRRGKVDYNSMTMVLISRATTHPLCPDNDDYVRVPSYNSTMVILPHSGFDEVGFDFVLSYFDDPKTNFPSYCMNVLTSTNLPTFISTMHNAAAGLSQQNERRL